From one Deinococcus sp. QL22 genomic stretch:
- a CDS encoding DUF6527 family protein, with the protein MDIPGGRAGISFRCKGGGGYHCVTTTGQGAWTWNGDTGKPVLSPSALVTLKYPDKTHVCHTFVGCNGAQPSEIIFLSDCTHHLAGQVRELPDWTDL; encoded by the coding sequence GTGGACATACCCGGAGGCCGGGCAGGGATTTCCTTCCGATGCAAAGGCGGCGGCGGATACCACTGCGTGACGACCACCGGGCAAGGGGCCTGGACATGGAACGGTGACACTGGGAAACCAGTGCTGTCCCCATCGGCCCTGGTCACGCTGAAGTATCCCGACAAGACGCACGTGTGCCACACGTTTGTCGGCTGCAATGGCGCTCAGCCAAGCGAGATCATCTTCTTGAGCGACTGCACGCACCACCTCGCGGGGCAGGTGCGGGAGTTGCCCGACTGGACGGATCTCTGA